The following are encoded in a window of Psilocybe cubensis strain MGC-MH-2018 chromosome 4, whole genome shotgun sequence genomic DNA:
- a CDS encoding MOB kinase activator-like 1-like protein A (MOB kinase activator-like 1 homolog A), whose translation MLYGTVTEFCIPSECPVMSAGPRYEYLWEDGVKYKRPTKLAAPDYVDALMNWAQNLLDDESIFPNKIGVAFPRSFRDTVKTIVRRLFRVYAHIYSNHFDHICALGIEAHLNTSYRHFFLFINEFDLVDKKELAPLDELNDAILAEDLKAR comes from the exons ATGCTTTATGGGACTGTCACGGAGTTTTGTATACCCTCAGAA TGCCCTGTAATGTCTGCCGGCCCACG ATATGAGTATCTGTGGGAAGACGGTGTCAAGTACAAACGACCCACAAAACTGGCGGCGCCAGATTATGTGGACGCGCTCATGAACTGGGCTCAGAACCTGCTCGACGACGAATCGATCTTCCCCAACAAGATCG GCGTTGCATTTCCAAGGAGCTTTCGCGATACGGTGAAGACGATTGTGAGGCGTCTGTTCCGTGTGTATGCGCACATCTACAGCAACCACTTTGACCACATATGCGCGCTCGGCATCGAAG CTCATCTCAATACGAGCTACCGGCATTTCTTCCTGTTTATCAACGAG TTTGACCTTGTCGACAAAAAGGAACTCGCACCGCTTGATGAACTGAACGATGCGATCCTGGCAGAAGACTTGAAAGCGCGGTAG
- a CDS encoding Glyoxalase 3 has product MPSVLFVLTSANKTLTGAQTGWYLPEAAHPYYVLAPHATIDFAAPKGSNPPIDEGSVQAFKDEDSVKFLNDPTVKEKLANAKKLSDVQFKDYDAIFYVGGHGPVIDLPEDKDNIKLIGEFWNAGKIVSAVCHGPAALVGGVDAQGKSIFAGRNFTGFSNEEEKQVGKVADVPFLLEDKITGLGGKYTKADKPWGEKVVVDGKLITGQNPASAVGVGKAILQALQ; this is encoded by the exons ATGCCTTCTGTACTTTTCGTGTTGACTTCTGCCAATAAAACCCTCACAGGTGCTCAAACG GGTTGGTACTTGCCTGAGGCGGCTCATCCTTACTACGTACTTGCGCCACACGCCACCATCGATTTCGCCGCGCCCAAAGGCTCCAACCCACCGATTGACGAAGGGAGCGTCCAG GCCTTCAAAGACGAAGACTCTGTCAAATTCCTGAATGATCCTACTGTGAAGGAGAAATTGGCCAATGCGAAAAAGCTTTCGGATGTGCAATTCAAAGACTATGACGCCATCTTTTACGTTGGAGGACATGGTCCCGTCATTGATTTGCCTGAGGATAAGGACAATATTAAGTTAATCGGGGAG TTTTGGAACGCTGGAAAGATTGTGTCGGCTGTTTGTCATGGACCTGC AGCTCTTGTAGGTGGCGTAGACGCACAAGGCAAATCAATCTTCGCGGGAAGAAATTTCACTGGATTCTCAAACGAGGAAGAGAAACAAGTGGGCAAAGTCGCG GACGTGCCATTTTTGTTGGAAGACAAAATTACCGGACTCGGAGGCAAATACACCAAGGCAGACAAACCCTGGGGA GAAAAAGTTGTCGTTGATGGCAAACTCATCACTGGGCAAAACCCTGCTtctgctgttggtgttgggaAAGCTATTCTTCAAGCACTTCAATAG
- a CDS encoding Glyoxalase 3 produces the protein MPAVLFILSSADKSLAGKQTGWYLPELAHPYYVLTANGIDIDFAAPKGPNPVPDEGSIRDFKDEDSVKFLNDPVVKNKLATAKKLADVSAKDYDGLYIGGGHAPVMDLPNDPENNRLIGEFWTTGKPVAAVCHGPAALVNWRSEDGKSLFSGKTVTGLSNTEEAMIDGTGDVPFSLEDKLTELAKSYVKADKPFGEKVVVDGQLITGQNPASSVSIGKALLKAL, from the exons ATGCCTGCCGTCCTCTTTATCCTGTCATCTGCAGACAAAAGCCTTGCTGGAAAGCAAACT GGCTGGTATTTGCCAGAGCTTGCGCATCCGTACTACGTTCTGACTGCGAACGGCATCGACATCGATTTTGCTGCTCCCAAAGGCCCAAATCCTGTGCCAGATGAGGGAAGCATCAGA GACTTTAAAGACGAGGACTCTGTTAAATTTTTAAATGACCCCGTTGTAAAGAATAAACTGGCTACTGCTAAAAAGCTGGCCGACGTCTCAGCCAAAGATTACGATGGCCTTTACATCGGTGGAGGGCATGCGCCAGTGATGGATCTCCCCAATGATCCCGAAAACAATAGACTAATTGGCGAG TTCTGGACGACCGGGAAACCCGTTGCAGCCGTCTGCCATGGACCAGC TGCTCTCGTAAACTGGAGGTCTGAGGATGGGAAATCTTTGTTTTCTGGAAAAACAGTCACCGGTCTTTCCAACACAGAGGAAGCTATGATTGATGGCACTGGA GATGTACCTTTCTCTTTGGAAGATAAACTTACTGAACTTGCAAAGTCCTATGTAAAAGCCGACAAGCCATTTGGG GAAAAGGTCGTCGTCGATGGACAACTTATCACTGGACAAAATCCAGCCTCATCTGTATCTATTGGCAAAGCTTTGCTCAAGGCTCTTTAG
- a CDS encoding U2 small nuclear ribonucleoprotein B'', with protein MHFVGMCPLLARPNQTIVKVLQSRTIMSSSTNQPNTTLYIKNLNDKVNKEELKTQLFALFTTYGKIIDIIASKSQKMRGQAFLVFTDLAGATSAMRACEGMIFYDKPLHIDYAKSKSYATLRAEDPDFVPPTSANASSIVTQNGKRQRDGEPESDRQTKREKADDSDEEMEIDDEDETPQKNSSAAPTSVPTEVQQPSSRLLCTNLPQEVTDDVLSVLFQQYKGFQKTHVTWSPALNPAGIRVKMAQVMFESAELAITAKDALDGFTLKKGWQMSVVYI; from the exons ATGCACTTCGTGGGAATGTGTCCGCTTTTGGCGCGCCCCAACCAAACCATCGTCAAAGTCCTCCAGTCCAGAACAATCATGTCCTCCTCAACAAATCAGCCGAATACAACTTTGTACATTAAGAATCTAAACGACAAGGTTAACAAGGAGGAACTCAAAACTCAACTATTCGCTCTCTTCACAACATATGGCAAAATTATCGATATCATCGCTTCAAAGAGCCAGAAAATGCGCGGCCAGGCCTTTCTCGTCTTCACTGATCTCGCAGGCGCGACGTCTGCCATGAGAGCATGCGAAGGTATGATATTCTATGACAAACCACTA CACATCGACTATGCAAAGTCAAAATCGTATGCCACCCTTCGCGCAGAGGACCCCGATTTTGTGCCTCCAACGTCCGCCAACGCGAGCTCAATCGTGACTCAAAATGGCAAGCGCCAAAGAGATGGCGAACCAGAATCAGACCGTCAGACGAAGAGGGAAAAGGCAGACGACTCAGatgaggaaatggaaatcgatgatgaggatgaaacTCCACAAAAGAACTCAT CTGCGGCGCCAACTAGCGTGCCTACTGAGGTGCAACAGCCATCATCACGACTGCTATGTACCAACTTGCCTCAAGAAGTCACGGACGACGTGTTGTCCGTTCTATTCCAACA GTACAAGGGTTTCCAAAAAACCCATGTTACATGGTCTCCTGCCCTTAATCCTGCCGGTATTCGGGTGAAAATGGCCCAGGTGATGTTCGAGTCAGCCGAATTAGCTATTACTGCCAAGGATGCTCTGGATGGCTTCACTCTAAAAAAGGGCTGGCAAATGTCTGTGGTCTATATTTGA
- a CDS encoding Sphingosine N-acyltransferase lag1, with amino-acid sequence MAILRDAFRLLIFEPFARWKLFRDLRRRRQAQALEEKKFNGSTNGQAKSNGHIHATNGNGHPNGSVNGNGVTGPTPKELRQLNHKVLRFAEQGWSVVYYTLQWSFGLYVHYNLPTRMLDPTDLWVAYPHKHIAAPVKIYYLTQNAFYLHQILVINAEARRKDHIQMMSHHIITIFLMVGSYFCDFTRVGCVIMVLMDCCDIFLPLAKMIRYLEISQLLCDMTFGVFMISWLITRHILFNFVIYSTIYVGPQHLQWLWDQDGGHYVTKNVYGVFCVLLVALELIQVGWFWLICKVVWRVLTTKDGATDVRSDDEDDLSEAKED; translated from the exons ATGGCTATTCTACGGGACGCGTTTCGGCTGTTGATCTTCGAGCCGTTTGCCCGGTGGAAGCTGTTCAGGGATCTTAGGCGGAGACGCCAAGCGCAAGCTCTCGAGGAGAAGAAATTCAATGGATCTACCAACGGTCAAGCCAAATCCAACGGACATATTCATGCTACCAACGGGAACGGTCATCCAAATGGAAGTGTCAATGGGAATGGTGTAACCGGGCCTACTCCCAAAGAGTTACGCCAGCTCAACCATAAAGTCCTTAGATTCGCTGAGCAAGGATGGTCAGTGGTGTATTACACTTTACAATGGTCTTTTGGTCTT TATGTCCATTATAATTTGCCTACCCGGATGCTGGATCCCACGGATTTGTGGGTAGCGTACCCTCACAAACACATCGCGGCTCCTGTCAAAATCTACTACCTGACCCAAAATGCATTTTATCTGCACCAAATTCTTGTTATCAACGCAGAAGCTCGAAGAAAGGATCACATACAAATGATGTCGCACCACATCATCACTATCTTTCTGATGGTGGGCAGCTACTTCTGCGACTTTACGCGTGTGGGTTGTGTAATCATGGTGCTAATGGATTGCTGTGACATATTCCTACCG CTAGCTAAAATGATTCGTTACCTCGAAATTAGCCAGCTACTTTGTGATATGACATTTGGCGTATTCATGATATCTTGGCTCATAACAAGGCACATTTTATTCAATTTTGTCATCTACTCAACTATCTATGTCGGTCCCCAGCATCTGCAATGGCTATGGGATCAGGATGGTGGTCACTATGTGACAAAAAATGTATACGGCGTGTTTTGCGTTTTGCTTGTCGCACTGGAG CTTATCCAGGTTGGATGGTTCTGGTTGATCTGCAAAGTTGTCTGGCGTGTCCTCACCACAAAAGATGGCGCGACAGACGTCCGaagtgatgatgaagacga CCTATCAGAAGCCAAAGAAGATTAA
- a CDS encoding ESCRT-III subunit protein snf7: MASFMSYFGAGRKDPKQTARDAIVGLRQQLQMIEKKEEYLQRKIEEETKKSRANAVSNKAAALAALKRKKVTESELDRLAGTRLQLEMQVNTLESANLNAETMAAMKKASDALKVIHGNLTIDKVDATMNQVNEQRELANDIAEALANPMYTGIDLDESELEADLEELQQDVLNERLNEADHAPVHLPPNATRAEEKSRRPAVAEDDEEEQLKQLQAEMAM; the protein is encoded by the exons ATGGCCAGTTTCATGAGCTACTTCGGAGCTGGGAGGAAAGATCCCAAGCAGACAGCTCGCGACGCAATCGTCGGACTGCGGCAACAACTACAGATGAtcgagaagaaggaggaatatctgcagagaaaaattgaagaagaaacaaagaaatctAGGGCAAACGCTGTGTCCAATAAGGCTG CGGCTCTCGCCGCGCTGAAGCGAAAGAAGGTGACTGAAAGCGAACTTGATCGGCTTGCTGGAACACGCCTTCAATTGGAGATGCAAGTAAATACCCTTGAATCAGCCAATCTAAACGCCGAAACGATGGCGGCGATGAAGAAGGCATCCGATGCTCTCAAGGTCATTCACGGTAATCT GACCATAGACAAGGTCGATGCTACTATGAACCAAGTAAACGAACAAAGAGAGCTCGCCAACGATATTGCAGAGGCACTTGCTAATCCTATGTACACGGGCATCGACTTGGATGAG TCCGAACTGGAGGCAGATTTAGAAGAGCTGCAACAAGATGTATTGAACGAGAGATTAAACGAAGCGGATCACGCACCCGTACATCTGCCGCCAAATGCTACCAGGGCCGAAGAAA AATCACGGAGACCCGCTGTGGcagaggacgacgaagaggaacaGCTCAAGCAGCTGCAGGCAGAGATGGCAATGTAA
- a CDS encoding Stress-activated protein kinase alpha, with product MPTGTTHLLLSLGKSLAQITAELAPVPALFPLVDALCSIIQLCENVAHNRHAARQLCDRCHILVLAMREYQEKAVSDNITQARNAVLEKLTDIQFKMTEWANLGRVKSLLNQDIIAKDIAACHTQIDDCINNFHLTSHFEIHEWMAQFQKNQRLDHNELIQSLSQVQETTQQIEIQTTEMNAMMKQMMAMLQKAMGENQQNAATLHKGLSTNLYHYQTQCKELLPDMHLQSGEVKKIGKNPVRKSSSGLLDIYEGLYLGSERVDIKVIHSMNFDEKNKRRFRREAKLWAEIWKRDQGEHIVPFYGFCQMDGEPHPCMISPWQKNGDALTYVKANDLSVDYFQFVGHIVRGLTILVNDKGQPLLSDFGVSKIIDDASEAPLTQSSGMLDKGRYSAPEMFQGDGVLSAATDIYSLAMTILEIMTHKQPFSHIKHHLKASREAYEGRHPPRPTEPEVSRRGLGDEVWTLLVASWSLVPSKRPSINIYLDYFTKG from the exons ATGCCTACTGGGACAACTCATCTGTTATTATCATTAGGAAAATCACTTGCTCAAATCACAGCTGAGCTTGCGCCTGTGCCTGCTCTGTTCCCTTTGGTGGATGCCCTTTGCAGTATTATCCAACTTTGCGAGAACGTCGCTCATAATCG ACATGCAGCTAGGCAACTCTGTGATCGATGTCACATCTTGGTCCTCGCTATGCGCGAATATCAAGAAAAGGCCGTCAGCGACAATATAACCCAAGCGCGAAATGCTGTTCTTGA AAAATTGACTGATATCCAGTTCAAAATGACCGAGTGGGCAAACCTTGGCCGGGTGAAGAGCCTGCTCAATCAGGATATCATAGCAAAAGATATTGCCGCCTGCCATACGCAGATTGACGATTGCATCAATAATTTTCAC CTTACTTCCCATTTTGAGATCCATGAATGGATGGCACAATTTCAGAAGAACCAAAGATTAGATCACAACGAACTTATACAGAGTCTCAGCCAAGTTCAGGAAACTACGCAGCAAATCGAAATCCAGACGACTGAAATGAACGCCATGATGAAGCAGATGATGGCGATGCTTCAAAAG GCTATGGGGgaaaatcaacaaaacgCAGCAACTTTGCACAAGGGATTATCCACGAATTTATACCATTATCAAACCCAATGCAAAGAGTTATTGCCGGACATGCATCTTCAGTCGGGAGAAGTGAAGAAGATAGGCAAAAATCCTGTACGAAAATCGTCTTCAGGTTTACTGGACATATACGAGGGCCTCTATCTAGGGAGTGAGAGGGTTGACATAAAAGTTATCCATTCAATGAATTTTGACGAGAAAAATAAAAGG CGTTTTAGGCGGGAAGCAAAGCTATGGGCCGAAATATGGAAGCGCGACCAAGGAGAGCATATTGTGCCCTTTTACGGGTTTTGTCAAATGGATGGGGAGCCACATCC ATGTATGATTAGCCCGTGGCAGAAAAATGGTGATGCTCTGACTTATGTGAAGGCCAACGATCTCAGCGTTGATTATTTCCAATTT GTTGGACATATTGTTCGCGGT CTTACTATTCTAGTGAATGATAAAGGTCAACCTTTGCTGTCGGACTTTGGTGTATCTAAG ATTATTGATGATGCATCCGAGGCCCCTCTCACTCAAAGCTCTGGAATGCTAGATAAAGGCAGGTACAGTGCTCCAGAGATGTTCCAAGGCGACGGTGTTCTTTCCGCTGCGACCGACATATATAGTTTAGCCATGACTATCTTAGAA ATCATGACCCACAAGCAACCATTTTCTCACATCAAGCACCACTTAAAAGCTTCCCGAGAAGCTTATGAAGGAAGACATCCACCACGACCGACCGAGCCCGAAGTTTCCAGACGAGGCTTGGGCGATGAAGTTTGGACCCTGTTGGTGGCTTCATGGTCATTGGTGCCTTCTAAGCGACCTTCTATCAATATTTACTTGGATTATTTTACAAAAGGTTAA